The genomic DNA GCCATTTCTTTGCCGGCGCCTTTCGCGATACGCTGACGGCGGGAGGGGTTGATCTCATCGGGGTTGGCACGTTCGAAGGGGGTCATTGAATTGATCATGGCCTCTATTCCTTTGAAGGCGTCGTCGCTGATATCCACGTCCTTGATGGCTTTGCCCACGCCGGGGATCATGCCCATCAGGTCTTTCAGGTTACCCATTTTCTTGATCTGCTGCAGCTGATCGAGGAAATCCTGGAAGTCGAACTGGTTTTTGCGGATCTTCTTTTCCAGTTTGCGGGCCTGTTCTTCGTCGTATTGCTCCTGCGCTTTTTCTACGAGGGAGGTGATATCACCCATGCCCAGGATACGCTGCGCCATCCTATCGGGATAGAAGACGTCGAGGGTATCCATTTTTTCACCACTGCTGGTGAATTTGATGGGTTTGTTCACGGTGTACTGGATAGAAAGGGCGGCACCGCCACGGGTATCGCCATCCAGCTTGGTTAAGACCACACCGTTGAAATCGAGGCGGTCGTTGAACGCTTTCGCGGTATTCACGGCATCCTGACCGGTCATGGAATCAACAACGAACAGGATCTCGGAAGGATTGACGGCCTTTTTGATGTTGGCCACCTCGGTCATCATCACCTCATCTACCGCCAGGCGACCGGCAGTATCTATTATAATAACGTTCTTATTGGTTTCTTTGGCGCGTTTGATCGCGTTTTGTGCGATGGCAACGGCGTCTTTGTTCTCGCGTTCGGCGTAGATGTCCACTCCTATCTGTTCGGCCAGTACGGTCAGCTGGTCGATCGCGGCAGGGCGGTAGATATCCGCAGCCACTACCAGCGGAGATTTACCTTTTTTTGTTTTGAGGTAGTTGGCCAGTTTGCCGGTGAAGGTGGTTTTACCACTACCCTGTAAACCTGCGATCAGGATGATAGCGGGATTTCCGGTAATGTTGAATTCGGCTTCTTTACCACCCATGAGTTCGGCCAGTTCGTCCTGGACGATCTTTACCATGAGTTGTCCGGGGCTGATGGCATTCAGCACCTTTTCGCCCAGGGCTTTCTCCTTTACTTTATCGGTGAACTCCTTGGCTATCTTATAGTTAACGTCGGCGTCGATCAACGCGCGGCGGATATCCTTAACAGTGTTGGCAATATTAAGCTCGGAAATACGGGCTTCCCCTTTCAGGTTTTTAAAAGCACTCTCCAGTCTCTCTGACAGGTTCTGAAACATTGTTACGACAGGTTTTTAAGGGTGCAAAGATAGACAAATAGCTGGTAGATGGTGGACGACGGAGGGTAGAATTGTGGGACGGGCGGCTTTTTATTATCCGAGGTACACTCTCAGCTGCTTACACCTGTTCGCGGTTTTAAGGCGGGTGATGGCGCTGTCTTTTATTTGCCTTACCCTT from Filimonas effusa includes the following:
- the ffh gene encoding signal recognition particle protein; protein product: MFQNLSERLESAFKNLKGEARISELNIANTVKDIRRALIDADVNYKIAKEFTDKVKEKALGEKVLNAISPGQLMVKIVQDELAELMGGKEAEFNITGNPAIILIAGLQGSGKTTFTGKLANYLKTKKGKSPLVVAADIYRPAAIDQLTVLAEQIGVDIYAERENKDAVAIAQNAIKRAKETNKNVIIIDTAGRLAVDEVMMTEVANIKKAVNPSEILFVVDSMTGQDAVNTAKAFNDRLDFNGVVLTKLDGDTRGGAALSIQYTVNKPIKFTSSGEKMDTLDVFYPDRMAQRILGMGDITSLVEKAQEQYDEEQARKLEKKIRKNQFDFQDFLDQLQQIKKMGNLKDLMGMIPGVGKAIKDVDISDDAFKGIEAMINSMTPFERANPDEINPSRRQRIAKGAGKEMADVNAFMKQFDQMRQMMKMMNKMPMGKMPGMRR